CCGGCCGCGGGGCGAGAAGACCAGCTGCCAGAGCTGGTTGCGCCGGGCGCGGAAGGCGCCGGCGCAGGAGAGGAGGTAATAGCGCCACATGCGGCGGAAGCGCTCGTCGTAGCGCTGCCCGTCCAGGCGGGGCCAGGCCCGCTCGCAGTTGGCGTGCCAGGCCATCAGGGTGCGGTCGTAGTCAGGTCCGAAGCTGTGCCAGTCCTCCAGCACAAGGAGACCCTCGGCCGCCGCTGTGATCTGGGCGGCGGAGGGCAGCATGGATCCGGGAAAGATGTGGCGGCCGATCCAGGGATCGGTGTGGTGCACGGAGCGGTTGCCGCCGATGGTGTGCAGCAGCAAGAGCCCGTCCTCGCGCAGCAGGCGGCGCACGGCCAGGAAGAAAGCGCGATGGTTGCGCCAGCCCACATGCTCGAACATGCCCACCGAGACGACATGGTCGAAGCTCCCCTCCAGCCGCCGGTAGTCCTCCAGCCGGATCTCCACGGGCAGGCCCCGGCAGCGTTCGCGAGCCAGCTCGGCCTGGCGCTCGGCCAGGGTGATGCCGACCACCTGGACGCCGTGGCGCTCGGCGGCCCAGCGGGCGAGGCCGCCCCAGCCGCAGCCGATGTCAAGCAGACGCTGGCCCGGCCGCAGCCCCAGCTTGCGGCAGCACAGCTCGAGCTTGGCCTCCTGCGCCTCCTCCAGGGTGGCCGCCCCCGCCTCCCACCAGGCGCAGGAGTAGATCATGCGCGGGTCCAGCATGGCTTCGTAGAGGTCGTTGCCGATGTCGTAGTGGTGGCGGGCGCCGGCCCGGGCGCGCCGCAGCGACTGCATGTTGAGCAGGCGCGCCTTGAGCGAATCGGCCAGGCGGCCGGCCGAGGGGACGCGCTCATCCAGCCACGCCCCCAGCAACCGATGGAAACACTCGTCGAGCGCCGCGCAGTCCCAGGCGCCCTCCACGTAGCTGTCGCCCAGGGCCAGGGAGCCGCCGGCGAGCAGGCGGCGGGGCAGGCCGGAATCATGCAGGCGGATGTCCCAGGGGCGATCGCCGTCCAGGCGCAGGTCGGCCGTGTCCAGCAACTTCTGCAGCAGATGGCGGGCGGCGGCGCTCATGTGGATCCTCCTTCCGCCCGGCGCGGCATTCCCGTCATGTGTCGCGGGTCCACGCGGGCGGCGCAAGCATGGGAATCCTGGACCAGGATTTCCAGCGGTCTTGCGCTGTCGTCCAATGGCCGGTGTGTCCCGCCCATCATCGCGCCCCTGGACTCAGGATGTGCTGAGCAGGGCCACGCCCAGCACGGCGAGCAAGGCGCCCGCCCAGGCCAGCGGCCCGGGCCGGCGTCCAGCCAGGGCGGCCAGCAGCATGGCGAAAAGGGGGGCGGTGGAGAGCAGGGACTGCGCGACGCCCGCCGGCAGCTTGGCCAAGGAGACCTGCTGCAGCCAGATGCCCAGCCAGGTGCCCAGCAGGGCCGCCCCCGCCACCCGGACCCACAGTCCCCGGCCGCCCGGGGCCAACAGCGTGAAGGAGGGCCGTCCCAGCCAATGCCAGGCCAGGAGCAGCCAAGCCTGTCCGGCGGCCAGGCGCAGCATGGCGGCGAGGGCGGGGTCGAGGCCGCCGCCCTGGAGGGCCGCCCGCGCCAGCACCATGCCAACGCCCTGGCCCGCCGCCGCCAGCAAGCCCCAGCGCAGGGCGGCGCGCGGCACGCGGCCGGCCGGTTCCCGGGCGGACATGCCCAACACGGCGGCCGCCACGCCAGCCAGGGTGAGGGCCAACCCCAGCCAGGCGAGCGGCGCCAAGTTCTCCCGCAGGGCCACCCAGGAGAGACCGGCCGCCGTGGGAGCGGCCAGCAGCTCCATGAGCAGGGTGCGCCGGGTGCCCAGCGCGGCGAGGGCGCGGAAGTAGGCCGTGTCCCCCATGCCGATGCCGATCACGCCCGACAGGCCGAGCAGCGTCACGGCCGGCAGTCCCGGCCAGTCATGGGCGGCCTGGGTGAAGGGCAGGGTGGCGGCGAAGAGGAGGAGGGCGCAGCCGCCCTTGGCCAGGTTCAACTCCAGCGGCGGCACCTGGCGACCAGCGCCCTGGAAGAGCCGGGTGGCCGTCACCCAAAGCAGGGCGGCACCCAGGGCGGCCAGCACGCCCGTCGTCATGCCCTGAACTCCGTCCGCAGGCCGGTGGGCATGGGTTGGTCAAGGGCGCGCGTAGACGGCCCGCGCCCGGTAGAAGCGCCGCGCCAGGGTCGGGGCGGCGGGGTCGGTCCACCACGTGTCCGGCGTCAGTACCAGATGTTGCCAACCCTGGCCGTCGCTCGAGGCCTCCAGGCGCACGCCCGTGCAGAGCCAGCCGGCGGGCGGCGCCGGAGCCACCCATTCCAGGCGCATGGTCCCGTCGGCCAGTCGGGTGATCTGCAGCTCCACGGGGGAGAAGGTGGGCGAAGCCAGCGGGAAGGCGACCCATTCTCCCGCTTGGAGATGGCCGTCCCCGTCCAGGGTGGGCGGCGCCT
The bacterium DNA segment above includes these coding regions:
- the cfa gene encoding cyclopropane fatty acyl phospholipid synthase, with amino-acid sequence MSAAARHLLQKLLDTADLRLDGDRPWDIRLHDSGLPRRLLAGGSLALGDSYVEGAWDCAALDECFHRLLGAWLDERVPSAGRLADSLKARLLNMQSLRRARAGARHHYDIGNDLYEAMLDPRMIYSCAWWEAGAATLEEAQEAKLELCCRKLGLRPGQRLLDIGCGWGGLARWAAERHGVQVVGITLAERQAELARERCRGLPVEIRLEDYRRLEGSFDHVVSVGMFEHVGWRNHRAFFLAVRRLLREDGLLLLHTIGGNRSVHHTDPWIGRHIFPGSMLPSAAQITAAAEGLLVLEDWHSFGPDYDRTLMAWHANCERAWPRLDGQRYDERFRRMWRYYLLSCAGAFRARRNQLWQLVFSPRGRPGGYRSVR
- a CDS encoding EamA family transporter; the encoded protein is MTTGVLAALGAALLWVTATRLFQGAGRQVPPLELNLAKGGCALLLFAATLPFTQAAHDWPGLPAVTLLGLSGVIGIGMGDTAYFRALAALGTRRTLLMELLAAPTAAGLSWVALRENLAPLAWLGLALTLAGVAAAVLGMSAREPAGRVPRAALRWGLLAAAGQGVGMVLARAALQGGGLDPALAAMLRLAAGQAWLLLAWHWLGRPSFTLLAPGGRGLWVRVAGAALLGTWLGIWLQQVSLAKLPAGVAQSLLSTAPLFAMLLAALAGRRPGPLAWAGALLAVLGVALLSTS